A section of the Vanessa tameamea isolate UH-Manoa-2023 chromosome 29, ilVanTame1 primary haplotype, whole genome shotgun sequence genome encodes:
- the LOC135194354 gene encoding histone H4 produces the protein MTGRGKGGKGLGKGGAKRHRKVLRDNIQGITKPAIRRLARRGGVKRISGLIYEETRGVLKVFLENVIRDAVTYTEHAKRKTVTAMDVVYALKRQGRTLYGFGG, from the coding sequence ATGACCGGTCGCGGTAAAGGTGGAAAGGGTCTGGGGAAAGGAGGCGCGAAGCGACACAGGAAAGTGCTCCGTGATAACATCCAAGGTATCACGAAACCGGCCATCCGTCGTCTCGCACGCAGAGGCGGTGTGAAACGTATATCCGGTCTGATATACGAAGAGACTCGCGGTGTCCTCAAAGTGTTCCTCGAGAACGTAATCCGCGACGCCGTCACCTACACCGAGCACGCGAAGAGGAAGACCGTCACCGCCATGGACGTAGTGTACGCCCTGAAACGTCAGGGACGTACTCTGTACGGTTTCGGcggttaa
- the LOC135194349 gene encoding histone H2A, with protein sequence MSGRGKGGKVKGKAKSRSNRAGLQFPVGRIHRLLRKGNYAERVGAGAPVYLAAVMEYLAAEVLELAGNAARDNKKTRIIPRHLQLAIRNDEELNKLLSGVTIAQGGVLPNIQAVLLPKKTEKKA encoded by the coding sequence ATGTCCGGTCGCGGTAAAGGAGGCAAAGTCAAGGGGAAGGCAAAGTCGCGTTCGAACCGTGCCGGTCTACAGTTTCCGGTCGGACGTATACACAGACTCCTCAGGAAGGGTAACTACGCAGAGCGCGTCGGTGCCGGTGCACCCGTGTATCTCGCGGCCGTCATGGAATACCTAGCCGCTGAAGTACTCGAGTTGGCCGGCAACGCCGCCCGCGACAACAAGAAGACCAGGATCATACCGAGACATCTACAGTTGGCGATCCGTAACGACGAGGAGCTGAACAAGTTGCTCTCGGGCGTGACTATCGCACAAGGTGGCGTCCTACCTAACATCCAAGCCGTACTTCTGCCCAAGAAGACCGAGAAGAAGGCTTAA
- the LOC135194279 gene encoding uncharacterized protein LOC135194279 has protein sequence MARTKQTARKSTGGKAPRKQLATKAARKSAPATGGVKKPHRYRPGTVALREIRRYQKSTELLIRKLPFQRLVREIAQDFKTDLRFQSSAVMALQEASEAYLVGLFEDTNLCAIHAKRVTIMPKDIQLARRIRGEPCVFVHSSSRMARTKQTARKSTGGKAPRKQLATKAARKSAPATGGVKKPHRYRPGTVALREIRRYQKSTELLIRKLPFQRLVREIAQDFKTDLRFQSSAVMALQEASEAYLVGLFEDTNLCAIHAKRVTIMPKDIQLARRIRGERA, from the exons ATGGCTCGTACTAAGCAGACGGCCCGAAAATCTACCGGTGGTAAGGCACCGCGCAAGCAGCTCGCCACCAAGGCGGCTCGCAAGAGCGCTCCTGCCACGGGAGGAGTGAAGAAACCTCATCGTTACAGACCCGGTACGGTCGCCCTTCGTGAGATCCGTCGTTACCAGAAGAGCACTGAGCTTCTGATCCGCAAACTGCCATTCCAGCGTCTCGTTCGTGAGATCGCTCAAGACTTCAAGACCGATCTCCGTTTCCAGAGTTCCGCCGTAATGGCCCTGCAGGAAGCAAGCGAAGCTTATCTCGTCGGTCTCTTCGAAGACACGAACCTGTGCGCTATCCACGCTAAGCGTGTGACGATCATGCCTAAGGATATTCAATTGGCGCGCAGGATCCGAGGAGAAC cgtGCGTGTTCGTTCATTCATCGTCAAGGATGGCTCGTACTAAGCAGACGGCCCGAAAATCTACCGGTGGTAAGGCACCGCGCAAGCAGCTCGCCACCAAGGCGGCTCGCAAGAGCGCTCCTGCCACGGGAGGAGTGAAGAAACCTCATCGTTACAGACCCGGTACGGTCGCCCTTCGTGAGATCCGTCGTTACCAGAAGAGCACTGAGCTTCTGATCCGCAAACTGCCATTCCAGCGTCTCGTTCGTGAGATCGCTCAAGACTTCAAGACCGATCTCCGTTTCCAGAGTTCCGCCGTAATGGCCCTGCAGGAAGCAAGCGAAGCTTATCTCGTCGGTCTCTTCGAAGACACGAACCTGTGCGCTATCCACGCTAAGCGTGTGACGATCATGCCTAAGGATATTCAATTGGCGCGCAGGATCCGAGGAGAACGTGCCTAA
- the LOC135194412 gene encoding histone H1B-like, translating to MADTAIATEAPAPATPAKKPKASAAAAGGAAAKKPKAKPTHPKTSEMVNSAIKELKERSGSSLQAIKKYIAAQYKVDSEKLAPFIRKYLKSAVESGALIQTKGKGASGSFKLESKSSASKKPAGAGIGGASGGKAASSAASGKSKKATSSAPVAGKGAAAGKKAAAGGASSGAAAAASSPSKSKAKATIKDKKAAAAKKKPAAAKKAVAAAAPSKAKGAASKAKKTAKPPTKKPKAPKPKKAAAATPKSKPTAKKASAAAAKK from the coding sequence atggccgaCACAGCTATAGCAACCGAAGCGCCGGCACCGGCGACCCCTGCGAAGAAACCGAAGGCGTCCGCGGCCGCCGCCGGTGGCGCCGCCGCCAAGAAACCGAAGGCGAAACCTACTCATCCTAAAACATCCGAAATGGTGAACAGCGCCATCAAAGAGTTGAAGGAACGTAGCGGTTCGTCGCTTCAGGCGATCAAGAAATACATCGCGGCTCAATACAAAGTCGATTCTGAGAAATTGGCTCCGTTCATCAGAAAGTATCTCAAGAGCGCCGTCGAATCGGGTGCACTGATACAGACGAAGGGCAAGGGCGCATCGGGTTCGTTCAAACTAGAGTCGAAATCGTCCGCTTCGAAGAAACCGGCGGGTGCCGGAATCGGAGGCGCGTCCGGCGGCAAGGCCGCATCCTCGGCCGCTTCGGGTAAGTCGAAGAAGGCGACGTCCTCCGCTCCCGTCGCCGGCAAGGGCGCCGCCGCGGGCAAGAAAGCGGCCGCCGGCGGTGCGTCGTCcggtgcggcggcggcggcgtcaTCGCCGTCCAAATCGAAGGCGAAGGCGACGATAAAGGATAAGAAAGCTGCAGCCGCTAAAAAGAAACCGGCAGCCGCTAAGAAGGCCGTCGCGGCGGCCGCTCCTTCGAAGGCGAAGGGCGCCGCATCGAAGGCGAAGAAGACTGCGAAACCGCCGACTAAGAAACCTAAAGCCCCGAAACCGAAGAAGGCCGCCGCCGCTACGCCGAAGTCGAAACCGACAGCTAAGAAAGCATCCGCCGCCGCCGCTAAAAAGTAA
- the LOC135194352 gene encoding histone H2B: protein MPPKTSGKAAKKSGKAQKNISKSDKKKKKHKRKESYAIYIYKVLKQVHPDTGISSKAMSIMNSFVNDIFERIAAEASRLAHYNKRSTITSREVQTSVRLLLPGELAKHAVSEGTKAVTKYTSSK from the coding sequence ATGCCGCCTAAGACTAGCGGAAAGGCCGCCAAGAAATCGGGCAAAGCTCAGAAGAACATCTCCAAGTCggacaagaagaagaagaagcataAGAGGAAGGAGAGCTACGCAATCTACATTTACAAAGTACTGAAACAGGTACATCCCGACACCGGTATCTCGAGTAAGGCCATGTCGATCATGAACTCTTTCGTGAACGATATCTTCGAGCGCATCGCCGCCGAGGCTTCTCGTCTCGCTCACTACAACAAGCGATCGACGATCACCTCGAGGGAGGTGCAGACTTCGGTGAGGCTTCTTCTGCCCGGCGAGCTCGCCAAGCACGCCGTGAGCGAAGGTACTAAGGCCGTAACGAAGTACACGAGCTCCAAGTAA